A region from the Spirochaetae bacterium HGW-Spirochaetae-1 genome encodes:
- the ftsW gene encoding putative lipid II flippase FtsW has product MDLKAVIDTRRRGEPDMALFIIVFILAGVGIAMSYSASAVLAMKSMGDSFYFLKKQLLWFLIGLGALLVFQELDYRIYLRHTKVMLLVSLVLLVIVLVPGIGHNVKGSARWIDLGFFRLQPSEFVKIFMVIYLVKVFSSEGSSHNVVQVLVPIIIVAVMFVLIMMQPDFGTAVDLLIVSVLILFVSGFPLTYILSLFVISIPMFYLLVYQVDYRRDRMLAYLDPWKDRFGNGYHIIQSFIAFKKGGLFGVGLGFGTQKISRLPEPHTDFIFAVMAEEVGFFGTAFMVVLYCLLFMRAVSIALAAPDAFGRLLSIGLGLLLVVQAFINLGVVTGSLPTTGIPLPFISYGGSSFLSSMIAVGILLNISRYREVVRQEAKFTQEVWQ; this is encoded by the coding sequence GTGGACCTGAAAGCTGTCATAGATACGCGGCGGAGGGGCGAGCCCGATATGGCGCTCTTCATCATTGTTTTCATTCTGGCGGGAGTGGGTATCGCCATGAGTTACAGCGCCAGCGCCGTGCTGGCCATGAAAAGCATGGGAGATTCTTTCTATTTTCTCAAGAAACAGCTTCTCTGGTTTCTCATAGGTCTGGGAGCCCTGCTGGTTTTTCAGGAACTGGATTACCGTATTTATTTGCGGCACACAAAGGTCATGCTCCTTGTATCACTGGTACTGCTTGTCATTGTCCTTGTGCCCGGTATCGGTCATAACGTGAAAGGGTCGGCCCGGTGGATAGATTTGGGGTTTTTCCGCCTGCAGCCCTCGGAGTTCGTGAAAATATTCATGGTTATTTACCTGGTCAAGGTTTTTTCATCGGAGGGCAGCAGTCACAATGTGGTCCAGGTTCTTGTTCCCATTATCATTGTGGCTGTGATGTTTGTTCTCATTATGATGCAGCCCGATTTCGGCACCGCCGTGGATCTTCTTATCGTTTCAGTCCTTATTTTATTTGTATCGGGTTTTCCTCTTACCTACATTCTGTCCCTGTTTGTCATCAGTATCCCCATGTTTTATCTCCTGGTATACCAGGTGGATTACCGCCGCGACAGGATGCTGGCTTATCTTGATCCATGGAAAGACCGTTTCGGCAATGGATATCACATCATACAGTCATTCATTGCTTTCAAAAAGGGTGGACTTTTCGGCGTGGGGCTGGGATTCGGAACACAAAAAATCAGCCGCCTGCCGGAGCCTCACACGGATTTCATTTTTGCAGTTATGGCCGAGGAGGTGGGATTCTTCGGCACGGCCTTCATGGTGGTGCTCTACTGCCTGCTGTTTATGCGTGCCGTGTCCATCGCTCTCGCCGCTCCCGATGCGTTCGGCCGGCTTCTTTCCATAGGGCTGGGCCTTCTGCTGGTAGTGCAGGCCTTCATAAATTTGGGAGTGGTAACCGGGAGCCTGCCCACCACGGGAATTCCGCTTCCCTTTATCAGCTATGGCGGGTCGTCCTTTCTTTCGAGCATGATAGCGGTGGGAATCCTTCTCAATATTTCACGGTACCGCGAGGTAGTGCGGCAGGAAGCAAAATTTACACAAGAGGTCTGGCAGTGA
- the murD gene encoding UDP-N-acetylmuramoyl-L-alanine--D-glutamate ligase, translated as MNIKGKEIRKALVVGLGYRTGLAASNFLSARGVDVSVSDKKSAEDLKDVISRLSPGVQVRAGGQDPSLLDEGFDLVVLSPGVPRSIPLIAAAYERNIPVIAEIELAYTFLRGSIIAITGTDGKSTTTTLTGHILRELGFQSLVGGNIGIPLVSLVDESGDESISVIELSSFQLETIDSFRPDAAAILNVTPDHLDRYDGMDDYFGAKKRVTLNQTADDFYIYNLDDEILRARLDGVKAHILTFSLNDTSADAFYLDGSVYIRNGSKPVKVIDADRLFIMGFHNVQNVMAALLLVISVFEKRGIIPDFTALAGACYSFQGLEHRMERLGTFQGREFINDSKATTVGAVTMALRSITRPGVLILGGRTKGDDYSRLRDEIAGRVKSLVLIGESTNDFSVVFRDFPFVEAGSMDDAVVKAMKESSEGDIILLSPACASFDMFMSFEDRGRVFKNSYNKLVTGELPWT; from the coding sequence ATGAATATAAAAGGAAAAGAAATAAGGAAGGCACTGGTCGTGGGTCTGGGATACCGGACGGGACTGGCCGCGTCAAATTTTCTTTCGGCGCGGGGAGTGGACGTCTCGGTCTCCGATAAAAAAAGCGCCGAAGACCTGAAGGATGTCATCTCCAGGCTGAGTCCGGGAGTTCAGGTGCGTGCCGGCGGACAGGACCCGTCCCTGCTGGATGAGGGATTCGACCTGGTTGTGCTGAGTCCCGGTGTGCCCCGGAGCATTCCCCTCATCGCCGCGGCCTATGAAAGAAATATCCCCGTCATCGCTGAAATAGAACTCGCATACACGTTTCTCCGGGGAAGCATCATTGCCATAACAGGCACGGACGGCAAGTCAACAACGACGACACTGACGGGGCATATCCTCCGCGAACTGGGTTTTCAATCCCTGGTGGGAGGCAATATCGGCATCCCCCTCGTATCCCTTGTCGATGAAAGCGGTGACGAATCCATTTCAGTCATAGAGCTTTCCTCCTTTCAGCTGGAAACCATCGATTCCTTCAGGCCCGATGCTGCGGCCATTCTAAACGTGACCCCCGATCACCTGGACCGGTATGACGGCATGGATGACTATTTCGGAGCCAAGAAGCGCGTTACTCTCAACCAGACCGCTGATGATTTTTATATCTACAACCTGGACGATGAAATACTGCGGGCCCGCCTCGATGGCGTGAAGGCCCATATCCTCACCTTTTCACTTAATGATACTTCGGCCGATGCCTTTTACCTTGACGGTTCCGTATATATCAGGAACGGGAGCAAGCCGGTGAAGGTGATTGACGCGGACCGGCTTTTCATCATGGGATTCCATAACGTGCAGAACGTCATGGCCGCCCTGCTGCTGGTTATTTCTGTCTTTGAAAAACGGGGGATAATACCGGATTTTACGGCCCTTGCCGGGGCATGCTATTCCTTTCAGGGTCTGGAGCATCGTATGGAGCGCCTGGGAACATTCCAGGGACGCGAATTCATCAATGACTCCAAGGCCACCACCGTGGGCGCCGTGACCATGGCGCTTCGGAGCATCACCAGGCCCGGCGTTCTCATTCTGGGAGGACGTACAAAGGGTGATGATTATTCACGCCTGAGAGATGAGATCGCAGGCAGGGTGAAATCGCTGGTGCTCATCGGCGAATCAACTAACGATTTTTCCGTCGTTTTCCGGGATTTCCCCTTTGTGGAAGCCGGGAGCATGGATGATGCCGTTGTGAAGGCCATGAAGGAGAGCAGCGAGGGGGATATCATTCTTCTTTCGCCGGCCTGCGCCTCCTTTGATATGTTTATGAGCTTCGAGGACAGGGGAAGAGTGTTTAAAAATTCCTATAATAAACTGGTGACGGGGGAGCTGCCGTGGACCTGA
- a CDS encoding phospho-N-acetylmuramoyl-pentapeptide-transferase — MFYHFILPLQEFVSFLRLFQYITFRSAYAAVTALVLVLLLGNVMIQWLQRLKLKEEIRELGPQSHQAKAGTPTMGGIIILGAVTVSILLWGNFTNRYLLLLIFATVALGALGFADDYIKAVMKKKDGLPPRGKLFVQFVVALIVSLSIYFFPSNPAHTSTLFVPFVNEAIFDLGWIWVVFSVIVIIGYSNAVNLTDGLDGLATGSVAIVVVVLAIMTYITGHVKIAAYLRIPYISDGAELTVFLSALAGALLGFLWFNSNPASVFMGDTGSLALGGVIGIVAVMIKKEFFLVIVGGVFVLEALSVVIQVGSFKLRKKRVFKMAPIHHHFELSGWPEQKVVVRIWILGIILAILGLSSLKIL; from the coding sequence ATGTTTTATCATTTTATTTTACCATTGCAGGAATTTGTTTCCTTTTTACGGCTGTTCCAGTACATAACCTTCAGGTCAGCCTATGCCGCCGTTACGGCACTTGTGCTGGTACTGCTTCTGGGGAATGTCATGATACAGTGGCTCCAGCGGCTGAAGCTGAAGGAGGAGATCAGGGAACTTGGTCCCCAGAGCCATCAGGCCAAGGCCGGGACTCCCACCATGGGAGGGATAATCATCCTGGGCGCCGTTACCGTGTCCATCCTTCTCTGGGGCAATTTCACGAACCGATATCTGCTTCTGCTTATTTTCGCTACGGTGGCACTGGGTGCCCTGGGATTCGCCGATGATTACATAAAGGCCGTTATGAAAAAAAAGGACGGGCTTCCGCCGCGAGGGAAGCTCTTTGTGCAGTTTGTCGTGGCGCTCATTGTGTCCCTTTCGATATATTTCTTTCCATCAAACCCGGCCCATACGAGCACGCTCTTTGTTCCTTTCGTCAATGAGGCGATATTTGACCTGGGCTGGATATGGGTTGTTTTTTCCGTCATAGTGATCATAGGGTATTCCAATGCCGTCAATCTCACCGACGGCCTCGACGGGCTTGCCACGGGTTCCGTGGCAATAGTAGTGGTCGTCCTGGCCATCATGACCTATATTACAGGCCACGTGAAGATTGCCGCGTACCTGCGCATACCCTATATCAGCGACGGCGCCGAGCTGACGGTTTTCCTCTCGGCCCTTGCCGGGGCCCTGCTGGGATTTCTCTGGTTTAACAGCAACCCCGCATCGGTGTTCATGGGTGATACGGGTTCCCTGGCCCTGGGCGGCGTCATCGGCATTGTGGCCGTTATGATAAAGAAAGAGTTCTTCCTGGTTATCGTGGGCGGCGTGTTCGTTCTCGAGGCCCTGTCCGTGGTAATCCAGGTGGGGTCCTTTAAGCTGAGGAAAAAGCGGGTGTTCAAGATGGCGCCCATACATCATCACTTCGAGCTCTCGGGCTGGCCCGAGCAGAAGGTTGTGGTGAGAATCTGGATACTGGGGATAATCCTGGCAATCCTGGGATTGAGTTCGTTAAAAATATTGTAG
- a CDS encoding UDP-N-acetylmuramoyl-tripeptide--D-alanyl-D-alanine ligase: MKADYVITAGEAARACGGRIICGDTATVLGSISTDSRDLGRDCLFIPLAGEKFDGHDFIPALAEGGLVRAVFVMKDGFEELARRSNIVLVRCDDTLRALGSLAAAHRLTKKAQVIAITGTNGKTTTKELLGAMLQGHYRTLRNEKNYNNEIGVPFTVLGLADSHEMAVLELGMNHRGEIERLSRIVRPHCAVITNVGEGHLEFLGTVENVARAKSEIFAGMERGSTVFVNAETECLDIVTSEARERGCEVRTFGLTDRAHIRPESYRLQRDRVEITYRGENIGAPLYGIHNVYNLMAAVAVAEKYDISIEEIKKSLLSFNNVDGRSQMIDRGYVLINDTYNSNPLSSRYALKSVSMIFPERRKVAVLSDMKELGDGAERFHAEIGRAVGENGFDLLCAWGSMAADYVKGAGESGMTDGRAREFESKDDMVRFLKGTLTEHDVVLVKGSRSMKMEEIIQALSR, from the coding sequence ATGAAGGCCGACTATGTCATAACTGCCGGTGAGGCGGCCCGGGCCTGCGGGGGACGGATCATCTGCGGTGATACGGCAACCGTACTTGGTTCCATCTCGACGGATTCCCGCGACCTGGGCCGGGACTGTCTTTTTATTCCCCTGGCGGGGGAGAAGTTCGACGGCCATGATTTTATCCCCGCCCTGGCGGAAGGCGGCTTGGTCAGGGCCGTTTTTGTCATGAAGGACGGTTTTGAGGAACTGGCGCGGCGAAGCAATATAGTTCTCGTCCGCTGTGACGATACGCTGCGCGCCCTGGGTTCCCTGGCGGCGGCACACCGCCTGACAAAGAAGGCGCAGGTCATCGCCATCACCGGCACCAACGGGAAAACCACGACCAAGGAGCTCCTCGGCGCCATGCTGCAGGGACATTACCGAACACTTAGAAATGAAAAGAACTACAATAACGAGATCGGCGTGCCCTTTACGGTCCTGGGTCTTGCCGATTCTCATGAAATGGCGGTCCTGGAACTGGGTATGAACCACCGCGGAGAAATAGAAAGGCTCTCGCGCATCGTCAGGCCCCATTGCGCCGTCATTACCAATGTGGGCGAGGGACACCTGGAGTTTCTCGGCACCGTGGAGAATGTGGCCCGCGCCAAGAGCGAGATATTCGCCGGCATGGAACGGGGATCGACGGTGTTCGTGAATGCCGAGACGGAGTGCCTTGATATTGTCACGAGCGAGGCGCGGGAACGGGGATGCGAAGTCAGAACCTTCGGGCTTACGGATCGCGCCCATATCCGGCCTGAATCATACCGTCTTCAGAGGGACCGCGTGGAAATAACATACCGGGGCGAGAATATCGGCGCACCGCTTTACGGAATTCATAACGTATATAATCTCATGGCCGCCGTGGCCGTGGCGGAAAAATATGATATTTCCATTGAGGAAATAAAAAAATCCCTTCTTTCCTTTAATAATGTTGACGGCAGAAGCCAGATGATAGACAGGGGTTACGTTCTTATCAATGATACATATAACTCCAATCCCCTGTCGTCGCGATACGCGCTCAAATCCGTCAGTATGATATTCCCCGAAAGGCGCAAAGTGGCCGTATTGTCCGACATGAAAGAGCTGGGCGACGGCGCAGAGCGTTTCCATGCGGAGATCGGCAGGGCCGTGGGAGAGAACGGTTTTGATCTTCTCTGTGCCTGGGGGAGTATGGCTGCGGACTATGTAAAAGGCGCCGGTGAAAGCGGCATGACTGACGGCCGGGCCCGGGAATTTGAAAGCAAGGACGATATGGTACGGTTCCTGAAAGGGACCCTTACGGAACATGACGTGGTCCTGGTGAAAGGATCACGTTCGATGAAGATGGAAGAAATTATTCAGGCATTGAGCAGGTGA
- a CDS encoding UDP-N-acetylmuramoyl-L-alanyl-D-glutamate--2,6-diaminopimelate ligase translates to MEQSDINITRNLSDLLDQCRQSAELYSSGDLKEVKVVAVEYDSRKVTEGAVFVAVEGYETDGHGFIDAAIAKGAAAVVVSRKRAGEFLHLDRKSITLLVSDNTRKALSCLSASFYDNPSRKMKVIGITGTNGKTSITYMIESVLKENGLETGVMGTINYRWGGVERPAPNTTPESRDMQEMFYRMHRDGVRAVVMEISSHALELNRADDIDLDAAVFTNLTRDHLDFHHDFEAYFSAKKRIFSILDRSIKEKKIGIVNGDDEYGARILKNRNNYSYPIVSFGVDSDAYFRTDRKSIVNEISGLSYVLESPEKGLSVSLQLAGTFHVYNSLAALATLVSLDVPYAVIQQGLKKLKSVPGRFDTITTGLGFGVVVDYAHTSDALQKLLDSVNELKKNRIITVFGCGGDRDRTKRPIMGKIAVDFSDHVIITSDNPRTEEPDAIIRDITAGIEKINYDVESDREKAIAMAVAMGEPGDIIVIAGKGHEDYQILGRSKIHFDDHEIASKYIREREKV, encoded by the coding sequence ATGGAACAAAGTGATATTAATATAACAAGAAATCTCTCCGATCTGCTGGATCAATGCCGCCAGAGTGCAGAGCTCTATTCCTCCGGTGATCTGAAGGAAGTGAAAGTAGTAGCCGTGGAGTATGATTCAAGGAAGGTGACGGAGGGAGCGGTCTTTGTCGCCGTCGAGGGATACGAAACGGACGGCCACGGATTTATCGATGCGGCCATTGCCAAGGGAGCTGCTGCAGTGGTGGTTTCCAGGAAAAGGGCCGGAGAATTCCTGCATCTCGACAGGAAAAGTATAACGCTTCTGGTTTCGGACAACACCAGGAAGGCATTGTCGTGCCTCTCGGCTTCCTTTTACGATAATCCGTCGCGGAAGATGAAGGTCATCGGCATCACGGGTACCAATGGAAAGACTTCGATCACCTACATGATCGAATCGGTTCTAAAGGAAAACGGCCTGGAAACGGGCGTTATGGGAACGATTAACTACCGCTGGGGCGGAGTGGAGCGGCCGGCGCCCAATACGACGCCGGAGTCGAGGGATATGCAGGAGATGTTTTACCGCATGCACCGGGACGGGGTCAGGGCCGTGGTCATGGAAATATCCTCACACGCACTCGAGCTGAACAGGGCCGATGATATTGACCTCGATGCGGCAGTATTTACCAACCTGACGCGCGATCATCTTGATTTTCACCATGATTTTGAGGCCTATTTCAGCGCCAAGAAGCGCATCTTCTCCATTCTCGACAGGAGCATAAAAGAAAAAAAAATCGGCATCGTGAACGGCGATGATGAATACGGTGCGCGTATCCTGAAAAACCGGAACAACTATTCCTATCCCATTGTCAGTTTCGGCGTGGACAGCGACGCTTACTTCAGAACCGACAGAAAATCCATCGTTAACGAGATATCGGGACTGAGCTATGTCCTGGAAAGCCCCGAGAAGGGACTGTCCGTTAGTCTCCAGCTTGCCGGGACTTTTCACGTATATAATTCCCTGGCGGCCCTGGCAACACTGGTTTCTCTTGACGTTCCCTATGCGGTCATACAGCAGGGGCTTAAAAAGCTGAAGAGCGTTCCGGGCCGTTTCGACACCATCACCACGGGCCTGGGTTTCGGCGTCGTTGTAGATTATGCCCATACGAGCGATGCCCTGCAGAAGCTTCTTGATTCGGTGAATGAACTGAAAAAAAACAGGATCATCACGGTCTTCGGGTGCGGCGGCGACCGTGACAGGACCAAACGGCCAATTATGGGAAAAATCGCCGTGGATTTTTCCGATCACGTCATCATCACCAGTGATAATCCCAGGACCGAGGAACCCGATGCCATCATCAGAGACATAACGGCGGGCATTGAAAAAATTAACTATGATGTGGAGAGCGACCGGGAAAAGGCCATTGCCATGGCCGTAGCCATGGGAGAGCCCGGTGACATCATCGTTATCGCAGGGAAGGGGCACGAGGACTACCAGATACTGGGCCGGAGCAAGATACACTTCGATGACCACGAGATAGCCTCGAAATATATCCGGGAGCGCGAAAAGGTATGA